A stretch of the Candidatus Neomarinimicrobiota bacterium genome encodes the following:
- a CDS encoding 3D domain-containing protein encodes MKREAMKNRTLVFGGLWIFLMTGTGIKYGVEYDAAGEITELQNENRTLLKSLNQIEESLIWLQKEYSRNPYRGLARIVSTAYSSDVNQTDSTPFITASGEPVREGTLALSRDMIRAENEMMERMGYNPAAAISYGDTVDLIYVRRMVVHDTMNRRYSRRADIWMDSERDALAWGVRNVFIVPF; translated from the coding sequence ATGAAGAGGGAGGCAATGAAAAACAGGACACTGGTTTTTGGAGGATTATGGATATTCCTTATGACAGGCACGGGGATCAAGTACGGAGTCGAATATGATGCTGCGGGTGAAATAACAGAGCTGCAAAATGAAAACCGTACACTTCTCAAGTCATTAAATCAGATTGAGGAATCACTGATCTGGCTCCAGAAAGAGTATAGCCGAAACCCGTATAGGGGGCTCGCGCGAATAGTGTCAACCGCGTACAGCTCTGACGTTAACCAGACGGATTCAACACCCTTCATTACAGCGAGTGGAGAGCCTGTCCGGGAGGGTACTCTTGCATTGAGCAGAGATATGATCAGAGCTGAAAACGAAATGATGGAGCGCATGGGATATAACCCTGCGGCGGCTATAAGTTACGGCGACACCGTAGATCTTATCTATGTTAGACGAATGGTCGTGCACGATACTATGAACAGACGGTATTCACGACGTGCGGATATCTGGATGGATTCGGAGCGTGATGCGCTTGCATGGGGTGTAAGGAATGTGTTCATAGTTCCCTTCTGA
- the rpmA gene encoding 50S ribosomal protein L27, translating into MAHKKGVGSSKNGRDSKPKMLGVKAFGGQKVTAGSIIIKQRGTKFKPGTNVKRASDDSLFALIDGLVKFDTKKNNRKFVSVHAP; encoded by the coding sequence ATGGCACATAAAAAAGGTGTGGGAAGTTCAAAGAACGGGCGCGACAGTAAACCGAAAATGCTCGGAGTTAAAGCTTTTGGCGGTCAAAAAGTCACCGCCGGAAGTATTATCATTAAACAGAGGGGCACCAAATTTAAGCCCGGAACCAATGTAAAAAGAGCCAGCGATGATTCACTGTTCGCGCTTATAGACGGTTTAGTAAAATTCGACACCAAAAAGAACAACAGGAAATTCGTGAGTGTCCACGCCCCCTGA
- the rplU gene encoding 50S ribosomal protein L21, giving the protein MYAVVVIKGFQHSVRVGDEITVQKLEGKAGSKTTFDEILMLGEGKKSVIGTPSVPKAIVNATILKQGKGDKIVMLKKKRRKGYKVKRGHRQELTWIRIDGISNGSASKSKPKPDKK; this is encoded by the coding sequence ATGTATGCAGTAGTTGTTATAAAAGGATTTCAGCACAGTGTCAGAGTGGGTGACGAGATCACAGTCCAAAAATTAGAGGGAAAAGCGGGGAGCAAAACCACATTCGATGAAATTCTTATGCTCGGCGAGGGCAAAAAATCTGTTATCGGCACCCCTTCGGTCCCCAAAGCAATAGTCAACGCTACCATCCTGAAGCAGGGTAAAGGCGATAAGATCGTAATGCTGAAAAAGAAACGGAGAAAAGGGTACAAGGTCAAAAGGGGACACAGGCAGGAATTGACATGGATTAGAATTGACGGAATCTCGAACGGCTCCGCTTCAAAATCCAAGCCGAAGCCCGACAAAAAGTAG
- a CDS encoding Rne/Rng family ribonuclease, translating to MAFTQDRKKNPNYNRRRPQYKKPKQPVTREIFINETRNETRIAITENGQLAEILLERPENIRMVGDIYKGRVARVNPGMRAAFIDIGLEHDGFLHFSDINESVHDFMDLFESDYDEEKTPQKRGSRIRGEWMPKPGQELIVQITKEPIHDKGPRVTTHISLAGQFIVLVPNDRQIGISRKVSNYKEKKRLQKIAKALRPDDFGLILRTAASGKPAEMLENDFNILMVKWKDVEKEIKKQEPPFLVYKDLEMAFSVIRDLLTEEVEKVIVDSRKLYRKINAYLKNVSPQLLDKLEFYNEQIPIFDKFNIEPELEKTQHRKVWLKSGGYILIDHTEALVTVDVNSGRFQGKKEHELNSLKINLESVPEIARQLRLRDIGGLIVIDFIDMEDLKNRKSVYHAMRKEMSKDRARSKVFELSELGLIEMTRQRIGPGLLYRVSDVCPVCHGLGRVISKDTLINKIERWIKRMKVENPERRLIINLHPDVAFHFSEDSKESIRRLMWKYWIKLDIREDAELSMNDFRIFSKKSGLDITEQFTS from the coding sequence ATGGCTTTTACACAAGATAGAAAGAAAAATCCGAACTATAATCGGCGGCGCCCGCAGTATAAAAAGCCGAAACAACCGGTAACGAGAGAAATTTTTATTAATGAAACGCGGAATGAAACGCGTATAGCGATCACCGAAAACGGACAGCTCGCCGAGATACTCCTCGAGCGCCCCGAAAACATCCGCATGGTCGGCGACATTTATAAAGGCAGGGTTGCCCGTGTTAACCCGGGGATGCGCGCGGCATTTATAGATATCGGTCTTGAGCACGACGGGTTTTTACACTTCTCGGACATAAACGAATCTGTTCACGATTTTATGGACTTGTTCGAGTCCGATTATGATGAAGAGAAAACACCCCAAAAAAGAGGCAGCAGGATCCGTGGAGAATGGATGCCTAAGCCCGGACAGGAACTGATCGTTCAGATAACCAAGGAACCGATTCACGATAAGGGACCCCGCGTCACGACTCATATTTCCCTTGCAGGACAATTTATAGTATTGGTACCGAATGACAGACAGATCGGTATCTCCCGGAAAGTCTCAAATTATAAGGAAAAAAAGAGGCTTCAAAAAATAGCGAAGGCTTTAAGACCCGATGATTTCGGGCTTATCCTCCGAACCGCAGCGAGCGGTAAACCCGCTGAAATGCTGGAGAACGATTTTAATATCCTTATGGTCAAATGGAAGGACGTCGAGAAGGAGATAAAAAAACAGGAGCCTCCGTTCCTCGTTTATAAGGACCTTGAAATGGCATTCAGCGTTATCAGAGACCTCCTGACGGAAGAAGTAGAAAAAGTAATTGTGGATTCCAGAAAACTTTACCGGAAGATAAATGCTTACCTTAAAAATGTGTCGCCGCAACTGCTCGATAAATTAGAATTTTATAATGAACAGATCCCGATATTTGATAAATTCAATATCGAGCCGGAGCTTGAAAAAACTCAGCACCGGAAGGTCTGGCTGAAAAGCGGGGGATACATTCTTATAGACCATACTGAAGCCCTTGTCACCGTGGACGTAAATTCCGGCAGGTTCCAGGGTAAAAAGGAGCACGAACTCAACTCTCTCAAGATCAATCTTGAATCGGTGCCTGAAATTGCAAGACAACTTCGCCTCCGGGACATAGGAGGGCTGATAGTAATAGATTTTATTGATATGGAAGACCTGAAAAACCGAAAGTCCGTCTATCATGCGATGCGAAAGGAAATGTCCAAGGATCGTGCGAGGAGCAAGGTATTCGAGCTCTCTGAACTTGGTCTTATAGAGATGACAAGGCAGAGAATCGGGCCCGGACTGCTCTACCGGGTAAGCGACGTGTGTCCTGTCTGTCACGGTCTTGGGAGGGTTATCTCAAAAGACACCCTGATTAACAAGATAGAACGCTGGATAAAGCGAATGAAAGTGGAAAATCCGGAACGGCGCCTCATAATTAACCTCCATCCGGACGTTGCCTTCCACTTTTCCGAGGACAGCAAAGAATCGATTCGAAGGCTTATGTGGAAGTACTGGATTAAGTTGGACATAAGGGAAGATGCGGAACTCAGTATGAACGATTTTCGGATATTTTCAAAGAAAAGCGGTCTGGACATTACGGAACAATTTACCTCTTGA